Proteins encoded in a region of the Tribolium castaneum strain GA2 chromosome 7, icTriCast1.1, whole genome shotgun sequence genome:
- the LOC100142283 gene encoding trypsin-3 has translation MNPLWLVVFLTVSVSAEYENSSLPEDRIVGGVPINIEDAPYQVGVYYYNDIIFCGGSIITRYHVLTAAHCTYDQKSVQFKPSSLRIRAGSPYAFGLGEVHKVAKIVPHPYYDSRTMNNDIAIFKFEIGLTFGPNIAAIRLPSLDFVVKTNQDVRVSGWGLLREESIKPTQLQAVTVQVISRTDCEAVYSISSSMFCAGVPKGYKDACHGDSGGPAVINNILAGVVSWGIGCARPSQPGVYTDVVSHLGFIYHGLHS, from the exons ATGAACCCACTGTGGTTGGTTGTTTTTCTTACAGTAAGCGTTTCAG CGGAATATGAAAACAGTTCGCTCCCTGAAGATAGAATAGTTGGGGGTGTTCCTATCAACATTGAAGATGCTCCTTATCAAGTGGgtgtttattattacaatgaTATCATTTTCTGTGGCGGTTCTATCATTACTAGATATCATGTTCTTACCGCTGCTCATTGCACTTACGACCAAAA GTCTGTCCAATTTAAACCTAGTAGTTTACGCATCCGTGCTGGTAGTCCATATGCTTTTGGGCTAGGTGAGGTGCACAAAGTGGCAAAAATCGTTCCGCATCCTTACTATGACTCTCGAACGATGAATAACGACATTgccattttcaaatttgagaTTGGTTTAACTTTTGGGCCAAATATTGCGGCAATTCGTCTTCCATCTCTTGATTTTGTGGTGAAAACGAACCAAGATGTTCGTGTGAGTGGTTGGGGGCTACTTAGAGAAGAGAGTATAAAACCCACTCAGTTACAAGCTGTTACCGTTCAAGTTATCAGCAGAACAGACTGCGAAGCTGTATATTCTATCTCCAGCAGTATGTTTTGTGCTGGTGTGCCAAAAGGATACAAGGATGCTTGTCACGGCGATTCTGGTGGTCCTGctgttataaataatatcctTGCTGGTGTTGTTTCCTGGGGCATTGGATGTGCTAGACCCTCTCAACCTGGAGTTTATACTGACGTTGTGTCACATCTAGGCTTCATCTATCATGGACTACATTCATAA
- the LOC100141873 gene encoding GRAM domain-containing protein 2B isoform X3 encodes MPFRQPPAPLLVEDPPSTDDGSDLEDVKPSTDPALLNGSSGNFGSAGARSAPGTPQGTLGTSPEPVSQPCSPGCTSPSIQRSPSHSLFTKCDKASLKHLSTSTPAMTAQAQLTEPPSPKTAKENKVPTTSKARQKKFNRHFPAVDDDEKVLNHYSCALIGDILLQGHLYITKNYFAFYSNVFGYVTKLLIPMLSVEKITKEKTARIIPNAVGIATSEDKHVFGSLMSRDSTYRYMVKVWEVAQNASLLVVEPEIVEPVVSDSDSTETREGESGRESPLPTPRFAQMVLKEHKDTAATGPKVENQQRSMELLYALKQAISKFASLPRQSLILFATTLLLILLFLSAAVLLYRISKIQSKYSFNLHETMLAAGSEDVYSNLLQYQTHLHSKSAGAVHNFLDTNLDQIAKVRQSLEALSTLLIPNNRQKEASSRDSSS; translated from the exons GTCGTCTGGCAATTTTGGGAGCGCGGGGGCCCGGTCGGCTCCCGGAACCCCACAAGGGACACTCGGTACTTCCCCGGAACCTGTCTCGCAGCCATGCAGTCCGGGCTGCACATCGCCCTCGATCCAGCGAAGTCCAAGTCACTCGCTCTTCACTAAATGCGATaa AGCGTCTTTGAAACACTTATCGACGTCGACGCCGGCCATGACGGCCCAAGCGCAGCTCACCGAACCCCCCAGCCCCAAAACGGCAAAGGAGAACAAAGTGCCTACGACGTCGAAAGCGCGCcagaaaaaattcaacagaCACTTTCCGGCTGTTGACGATGACGAGAAAGTCCTAAATC ATTATTCCTGTGCCCTTATCGGTGATATTCTGCTACAAGGCCACTTGTACATCACCAAAAACTACTTTGCGTTCTATTCCAACGTCTTCGGATACGTGACCAAG CTTCTCATTCCAATGCTGTCCGTGGAGAAAATAACGAAAGAAAAAACCGCAAGGATAATCCCCAACGCTGTTGGAATCGCCACAAGCGAGGACAAGCACGTTTTCGGCAGCCTAATGTCACGTGACAGCACCTACCGTTACATGGTCAAAGTCTGGGAGGTGGCCCAGAACGCCTCTCTCCTCGTCGTCGAGCCGGAAATTGTG GAACCTGTAGTGTCGGACAGCGACAGCACGGAGACGCGCGAAGGCGAAAGCGGCCGAGAGTCGCCTCTTCCCACTCCCCGATTTGCTCAGATGGTCCTCAAGGAGCACAAGGACACCGCTGCCACAGGGCCTAAGGTCGAAAACCAACAACGCTCAATGGAACTGCTCTACGCTCTCAAGCAGGCCATCTCGAAATTTGCCAGCCTACCGCGACAGAGCCTAATACTGTTCGCCACCACGTTGCTCCTCATTCTCCTCTTCTTATCGGCTGCTGTGCTACTTTATCGAATTAGTAAAATACAAAGCAAATATTCGTTCAATTTGCATGAGACGATGCTCGCTGCGGGCAGCGAAGACGTCTACAGCAATCTGCTGCAATATCAGACGCACTTGCATTCGAAGTCGGCGGGGGCTGTGCACAACTTCTTAGACACGAATTTAGACCAAATTGCGAAG gtgAGACAGTCCCTGGAAGCGCTATCGACCCTGTTGATCCCCAACAACAGGCAGAAAGAAGCGAGTTCCAGAGACAGCAGCAGTTAG
- the LOC100141873 gene encoding GRAM domain-containing protein 2B isoform X4 has translation MRQPPAPLLVEDPPSTDDGSDLEDVKPSTDPALLNGSSGNFGSAGARSAPGTPQGTLGTSPEPVSQPCSPGCTSPSIQRSPSHSLFTKCDKASLKHLSTSTPAMTAQAQLTEPPSPKTAKENKVPTTSKARQKKFNRHFPAVDDDEKVLNHYSCALIGDILLQGHLYITKNYFAFYSNVFGYVTKLLIPMLSVEKITKEKTARIIPNAVGIATSEDKHVFGSLMSRDSTYRYMVKVWEVAQNASLLVVEPEIVEPVVSDSDSTETREGESGRESPLPTPRFAQMVLKEHKDTAATGPKVENQQRSMELLYALKQAISKFASLPRQSLILFATTLLLILLFLSAAVLLYRISKIQSKYSFNLHETMLAAGSEDVYSNLLQYQTHLHSKSAGAVHNFLDTNLDQIAKVRQSLEALSTLLIPNNRQKEASSRDSSS, from the exons GTCGTCTGGCAATTTTGGGAGCGCGGGGGCCCGGTCGGCTCCCGGAACCCCACAAGGGACACTCGGTACTTCCCCGGAACCTGTCTCGCAGCCATGCAGTCCGGGCTGCACATCGCCCTCGATCCAGCGAAGTCCAAGTCACTCGCTCTTCACTAAATGCGATaa AGCGTCTTTGAAACACTTATCGACGTCGACGCCGGCCATGACGGCCCAAGCGCAGCTCACCGAACCCCCCAGCCCCAAAACGGCAAAGGAGAACAAAGTGCCTACGACGTCGAAAGCGCGCcagaaaaaattcaacagaCACTTTCCGGCTGTTGACGATGACGAGAAAGTCCTAAATC ATTATTCCTGTGCCCTTATCGGTGATATTCTGCTACAAGGCCACTTGTACATCACCAAAAACTACTTTGCGTTCTATTCCAACGTCTTCGGATACGTGACCAAG CTTCTCATTCCAATGCTGTCCGTGGAGAAAATAACGAAAGAAAAAACCGCAAGGATAATCCCCAACGCTGTTGGAATCGCCACAAGCGAGGACAAGCACGTTTTCGGCAGCCTAATGTCACGTGACAGCACCTACCGTTACATGGTCAAAGTCTGGGAGGTGGCCCAGAACGCCTCTCTCCTCGTCGTCGAGCCGGAAATTGTG GAACCTGTAGTGTCGGACAGCGACAGCACGGAGACGCGCGAAGGCGAAAGCGGCCGAGAGTCGCCTCTTCCCACTCCCCGATTTGCTCAGATGGTCCTCAAGGAGCACAAGGACACCGCTGCCACAGGGCCTAAGGTCGAAAACCAACAACGCTCAATGGAACTGCTCTACGCTCTCAAGCAGGCCATCTCGAAATTTGCCAGCCTACCGCGACAGAGCCTAATACTGTTCGCCACCACGTTGCTCCTCATTCTCCTCTTCTTATCGGCTGCTGTGCTACTTTATCGAATTAGTAAAATACAAAGCAAATATTCGTTCAATTTGCATGAGACGATGCTCGCTGCGGGCAGCGAAGACGTCTACAGCAATCTGCTGCAATATCAGACGCACTTGCATTCGAAGTCGGCGGGGGCTGTGCACAACTTCTTAGACACGAATTTAGACCAAATTGCGAAG gtgAGACAGTCCCTGGAAGCGCTATCGACCCTGTTGATCCCCAACAACAGGCAGAAAGAAGCGAGTTCCAGAGACAGCAGCAGTTAG